The Rhizobium favelukesii genome window below encodes:
- a CDS encoding phage tail protein, which produces MPQPKRLSSKGFNLVWSNTWGNDGDTPNAWFTQVIAISDLPITGLVEIWVDGKKVTYDPAGNNNTAFGYSIPDYENSGPNLYVKFYNGKQTAADPALYTYAQSIERPWGADRIGYGVAYAVVHARATRNMFSGFPAVTFVVDGIPLYDPSKDSTVVGGSGPQRYSDPSTWGGDGDRLPAVQTYNIMRGLRFGTRWVYGVQGLTTARLPVQNWITAINECRKVIVSVSGDGTQYRSGGEISVDQPVNATVENLLTACQGSLSEIGGVYRLFVGEPGTPTISFTDDDILSTDGQTFTPFYGLADTINGINGTYPEPANGWVTQTAPPYLRPDLEAKDGNRRLLADVSFDLVPYAEQVQRLMKSALLAALRARRHTIVLPPSFWPYAVPGEVIQWTSVRNGYANKWFVIDGAVDRGNLDVMVDITEVDPSDYDWDSETEFHPPVDGAVGPVVPQPQPIIDWFIEPYTLLDNASNSRRPAIRMVWDNSPGGLVGVIGVQWEVRDAETFVVVYRGNTLRADVGSVIIAQNLLPNNAYGVRGQLVPSDPDRLMEWSDWLPVTTPNVRLTDMDIYLPGVVEGVKELVNDATAWIRDGTRQTILEAQRISRLQADEDFGKFLARQQLRTEMVLTNGSITASYLNAITIATGPNSALALRLEDLEVYVDTTVATAIDSLQVQIDEQGDALASAITSLSAASNTGDVATANFRMTLNAGPSGYAARIGAEARAGGAGSFKAAAWYLDVPSSPSQPTRFLVVAEQFVVANQADLGNVSNPLVFQSGVLSLNVANIGTVNGQITFAGAGSANVGLTKAYSYPPFIMLKSSIGVVPGHPNLWATINVNSFVVTISTGSPTR; this is translated from the coding sequence ATGCCGCAGCCGAAACGGCTTTCATCAAAAGGCTTTAACCTCGTCTGGTCGAATACCTGGGGTAATGATGGAGATACGCCGAACGCCTGGTTTACTCAGGTCATCGCGATTTCCGATTTGCCAATCACCGGCCTCGTCGAGATCTGGGTCGATGGCAAGAAGGTGACCTATGATCCGGCCGGCAACAACAACACGGCCTTCGGTTATTCGATCCCGGATTACGAAAACAGCGGCCCGAACCTCTACGTCAAATTCTACAATGGCAAGCAGACGGCCGCTGATCCGGCGCTCTACACCTATGCCCAGAGCATAGAGCGCCCCTGGGGCGCGGACCGGATCGGCTACGGTGTGGCCTATGCGGTTGTGCATGCTCGCGCGACCAGGAACATGTTCAGCGGCTTCCCGGCCGTGACCTTCGTCGTTGACGGCATCCCGCTCTACGATCCTTCGAAGGACTCCACCGTCGTCGGCGGCTCCGGACCGCAACGCTATAGCGATCCGTCGACCTGGGGCGGCGATGGCGACCGGCTTCCGGCCGTTCAGACCTACAACATCATGCGCGGCCTTCGCTTCGGAACCCGCTGGGTCTACGGTGTTCAGGGCCTGACGACTGCGCGGCTGCCGGTGCAAAACTGGATCACGGCAATCAACGAGTGCCGCAAGGTTATCGTTTCTGTCTCCGGTGACGGCACACAGTATCGATCGGGCGGCGAGATCTCCGTTGATCAGCCTGTCAATGCGACCGTCGAGAACCTTTTGACGGCGTGCCAAGGCTCGCTCTCGGAGATCGGTGGCGTCTATCGCCTGTTTGTCGGCGAGCCCGGTACGCCAACGATCAGTTTCACGGATGACGATATCCTGTCGACCGACGGGCAGACGTTCACGCCGTTCTACGGCTTGGCGGACACCATCAACGGTATCAACGGGACGTATCCCGAGCCGGCCAATGGATGGGTGACGCAGACTGCGCCTCCATACCTTCGGCCAGATCTGGAAGCGAAGGACGGCAACCGACGACTCCTGGCTGATGTGTCTTTTGACCTGGTGCCGTATGCCGAGCAGGTGCAGCGGTTGATGAAGTCGGCGCTCCTTGCCGCGCTCCGAGCTCGCCGACACACGATCGTGCTGCCGCCAAGCTTCTGGCCGTATGCGGTGCCCGGCGAGGTCATCCAGTGGACATCGGTCCGCAATGGCTACGCGAACAAGTGGTTCGTGATCGACGGTGCAGTCGACCGCGGCAATCTCGATGTGATGGTCGACATCACCGAGGTTGATCCGTCAGATTACGATTGGGACTCGGAAACGGAGTTCCATCCGCCGGTTGATGGTGCCGTTGGCCCTGTCGTGCCGCAGCCTCAGCCAATTATCGATTGGTTCATCGAGCCGTACACGCTGCTCGATAACGCCAGCAACAGCCGCAGGCCTGCAATCCGCATGGTTTGGGACAACTCGCCGGGCGGGCTGGTTGGCGTCATCGGCGTGCAATGGGAGGTGCGTGATGCCGAAACCTTCGTAGTCGTCTATCGCGGCAACACCCTTCGCGCTGACGTCGGCTCTGTCATCATCGCGCAGAACCTCTTGCCGAATAATGCCTATGGCGTACGCGGGCAGCTCGTGCCGTCCGATCCCGACCGGCTCATGGAATGGAGCGACTGGCTCCCGGTCACGACGCCCAACGTCCGGCTGACGGATATGGATATCTATCTGCCGGGTGTCGTTGAGGGGGTTAAGGAGCTCGTCAACGATGCGACGGCATGGATCAGAGACGGGACCCGTCAGACCATCCTTGAGGCCCAGCGCATCTCACGCCTGCAAGCCGACGAGGACTTCGGCAAGTTCCTGGCGCGTCAGCAGTTGCGCACGGAAATGGTGCTGACGAATGGCAGCATCACGGCCAGCTACCTCAATGCCATCACGATCGCCACCGGGCCGAATTCGGCTCTGGCGCTGCGCCTGGAGGATCTGGAGGTCTATGTCGATACCACGGTCGCCACGGCGATCGACTCGCTGCAGGTGCAGATCGACGAGCAAGGCGATGCACTGGCGTCTGCTATCACCTCGCTTTCTGCCGCATCCAATACGGGTGACGTTGCGACGGCGAATTTCCGAATGACCTTGAACGCGGGGCCGTCTGGCTATGCGGCGCGTATCGGCGCGGAGGCACGCGCGGGAGGCGCTGGCAGCTTCAAGGCAGCGGCCTGGTATCTCGACGTCCCGAGTTCACCGTCGCAGCCCACGCGCTTCCTCGTGGTCGCCGAGCAGTTCGTTGTTGCCAACCAAGCCGACCTTGGCAACGTGAGCAACCCGCTCGTCTTTCAGTCCGGCGTGCTGTCACTGAACGTCGCAAATATCGGCACGGTCAACGGGCAGATCACCTTTGCAGGAGCCGGCTCGGCCAACGTCGGCCTGACGAAGGCCTATAGTTACCCACCTTTCATCATGCTCAAGTCGAGTATCGGGGTTGTTCCCGGTCACCCGAATCTATGGGCGACAATCAACGTCAACAGCTTCGTCGTGACGATCTCCACCGGTTCGCCCACACGGTGA
- a CDS encoding GNAT family N-acetyltransferase: protein MDIYEARLSDLPALVALAERFHGEAGGSYPFKVDRVRAFLGQAIASAEYLAIVAGDAPCGFLIARAGSNYLTGERMAEEVAMYVDPDHRSAGLARGLIAKFETWAASSGCAVVKLTAQHSARPEAVARLYSRSGYAAAETAFIKRL, encoded by the coding sequence ATGGACATTTACGAGGCGCGACTGAGCGACCTGCCGGCGCTCGTTGCGCTGGCAGAACGTTTCCACGGAGAAGCGGGCGGCTCGTATCCCTTCAAGGTTGACCGCGTGCGCGCATTCCTTGGCCAAGCGATAGCGAGTGCAGAATACCTCGCCATCGTTGCGGGCGATGCGCCTTGCGGATTCCTCATCGCGCGTGCGGGCAGCAACTACCTGACCGGCGAGCGCATGGCAGAAGAGGTGGCCATGTATGTGGATCCTGACCATCGCTCCGCAGGACTGGCCAGAGGACTTATCGCCAAGTTCGAAACGTGGGCCGCTTCATCGGGCTGCGCTGTCGTCAAGTTGACGGCGCAGCATTCGGCTCGGCCGGAAGCAGTGGCGCGGCTCTACTCGAGAAGCGGCTATGCCGCAGCCGAAACGGCTTTCATCAAAAGGCTTTAA
- a CDS encoding IS630 family transposase, whose translation MRTGITFEVSADDRVRLNAIVSAGSSPQKHVWRAKFILMSDAGLGTVAIMEATGKSKTCVWRWQERFMTEGVDGLLRDKSRPPGTAPLELDLVDRVVALTQEPPTQEATHWTVRAMAKAVGIAASSVVKIWHEHGLAPHRWRSFKLSNDKAFAEKLHDVVGLYVSPPAHAIVLSVDEKSQIQALDRTQPGLPMKKGRAGTMTHDYKRHGTTTLFAALNVLDGSVIGRNMQRHRHQEFIRFLNTIEAQLPKDKAVHVILDNYATHKQPKVRAWLARHPRWTFHFVPTSCSWLNAVEGFFAKLTRRRLKNGVFHSVVDLQAAINRFIKEHNEQPKPFIWKADPDDIIAAVRRGHQVLESID comes from the coding sequence ATGCGCACAGGTATCACATTTGAGGTTTCCGCTGACGACCGGGTTCGTCTCAACGCAATCGTTTCGGCGGGCAGTTCGCCGCAAAAGCATGTGTGGCGGGCGAAGTTTATTTTGATGAGCGACGCGGGTCTCGGAACCGTCGCGATCATGGAGGCGACGGGCAAGTCGAAGACCTGCGTCTGGCGTTGGCAGGAGCGCTTTATGACGGAAGGCGTAGACGGCCTTTTGCGCGACAAGAGCCGGCCGCCCGGCACTGCGCCGCTTGAGCTTGACCTTGTCGACCGGGTTGTGGCCCTGACGCAGGAGCCGCCCACGCAGGAAGCCACACACTGGACTGTTCGTGCGATGGCAAAGGCTGTGGGGATTGCGGCATCCTCAGTCGTCAAGATCTGGCACGAGCATGGTCTCGCACCGCATCGGTGGCGCAGCTTCAAACTATCGAACGACAAGGCTTTCGCCGAGAAGCTTCACGATGTGGTCGGTCTCTACGTCTCGCCGCCGGCCCATGCGATTGTCCTTTCCGTCGATGAGAAAAGTCAGATCCAGGCGCTGGATAGGACGCAGCCGGGTCTTCCCATGAAGAAGGGTCGTGCCGGCACGATGACCCATGATTACAAGCGCCACGGCACCACGACACTTTTCGCTGCCCTGAATGTTCTCGACGGCTCCGTCATCGGCCGCAACATGCAGCGCCACCGGCATCAGGAGTTCATCCGCTTCCTCAACACGATTGAGGCTCAGTTGCCGAAGGACAAGGCGGTTCACGTCATCCTGGACAACTACGCCACACACAAACAGCCCAAAGTCCGGGCCTGGTTGGCGCGGCACCCACGCTGGACCTTCCACTTCGTTCCGACATCCTGTTCCTGGTTGAACGCCGTCGAGGGGTTCTTCGCTAAGCTCACCCGGCGACGACTGAAAAACGGTGTCTTCCATTCCGTTGTTGATCTTCAGGCAGCCATCAACCGCTTTATCAAAGAGCACAACGAACAGCCCAAGCCGTTCATCTGGAAGGCAGACCCTGACGACATCATCGCAGCCGTCAGACGAGGGCACCAAGTGTTGGAATCAATCGACTAG
- a CDS encoding polysaccharide pyruvyl transferase family protein has translation MDPYYWESEHGNFGDDLNLWLWDFLIPGFRDVHPETLLVGVGTVLNRALLPEGRHKLVLGSGFGYGSLPDMSHRAEWDIRCVRGPLTAQKVGIDPRLGIIDPAVMVAEMPDFRNLPKVHKKSFVPHWESAIAGMWPAVCTMVGLNYIDPRGEAKDVIRQIAQSEMIVAESMHGAILADAFRVPWISVTTSDSINSFKWNDWAQTVGVTYRPRHVPVSSRAEAIIKGARFWGVDFDTNRPALEDPNKRKIDGNVALAVQEPRQTSLRAAAKQFLAAPSALSLWQAMRASPQLSADQVLADRKDQFLHVIESVRRDYL, from the coding sequence ATGGACCCATACTACTGGGAATCCGAGCACGGAAATTTTGGCGACGACCTCAACCTCTGGCTTTGGGACTTCCTGATTCCGGGTTTTCGAGACGTACACCCGGAGACCCTGCTCGTCGGTGTCGGTACGGTCCTCAACCGCGCCCTTTTGCCGGAAGGCCGCCACAAGCTGGTGCTCGGGTCCGGCTTCGGCTACGGCTCGTTGCCAGATATGAGCCACAGGGCGGAATGGGACATTCGCTGCGTTCGCGGACCCTTGACCGCTCAGAAAGTGGGTATCGATCCCAGGCTCGGAATCATCGATCCCGCCGTCATGGTCGCCGAAATGCCCGATTTCAGGAACCTGCCGAAGGTCCACAAGAAGAGTTTCGTGCCGCATTGGGAATCGGCAATCGCCGGCATGTGGCCGGCAGTCTGCACGATGGTCGGCCTGAACTACATCGATCCGCGCGGGGAGGCGAAGGACGTCATTCGCCAGATTGCGCAGTCGGAAATGATCGTGGCGGAATCCATGCACGGCGCTATTCTCGCCGATGCCTTCCGTGTGCCGTGGATCTCCGTGACGACCTCGGACAGCATCAACAGTTTCAAATGGAACGACTGGGCGCAGACCGTCGGCGTCACCTATCGACCGCGTCACGTTCCGGTCTCCAGCCGGGCCGAAGCGATCATCAAGGGTGCGCGATTCTGGGGCGTCGATTTCGATACGAACAGACCTGCCCTCGAGGATCCGAACAAGCGGAAGATTGACGGCAATGTCGCTTTGGCGGTGCAGGAACCGAGGCAGACTTCGCTGCGCGCCGCGGCAAAGCAGTTTCTGGCTGCCCCGTCGGCATTATCCCTGTGGCAGGCGATGCGGGCGTCCCCGCAACTGAGCGCGGATCAGGTCCTCGCCGACCGCAAGGATCAGTTCCTGCATGTGATCGAGAGCGTACGCCGCGATTATCTGTGA
- a CDS encoding glycosyltransferase family 2 protein yields MAKFTVIIPYYQKQAGILHRALTSVFAQTYQDFDIVIVDDQSPFPIETDLDRLSQDERARVRVIKQANAGPGGARNTGLDNVSSEAEFVAFLDSDDLWTKDHLLNAHETMTRFESDCYWASITGGDAFYYHFGMAELEKTETVIRLSETPLLLEVPDFPQVMLRNWSFLHLSCMVLGRRLFETIRFEAELRLAAEDVLFFCDCAIAAKRIVLCNEPGAVRGEGVNIFHSIDNDSPQFLSQQFNTWVALDTLEGRFSRKPTEIASIHSYKHTARRQALWSQARRIKRRKMPQFDLLARWIWRDPRLLQSAFQLAVGKLSR; encoded by the coding sequence ATGGCAAAGTTTACGGTTATCATTCCTTACTACCAGAAACAGGCAGGAATCCTGCACCGGGCGCTGACGTCGGTCTTCGCGCAGACCTATCAGGATTTCGATATCGTCATCGTCGATGACCAGTCTCCGTTTCCGATCGAAACCGATCTCGACAGACTGTCTCAAGACGAGCGCGCCCGCGTCCGAGTCATCAAGCAGGCCAATGCCGGACCCGGCGGTGCAAGAAACACGGGTCTGGATAACGTCTCCTCTGAGGCGGAGTTTGTCGCCTTTCTGGACTCGGACGACCTTTGGACCAAGGATCATCTCCTCAACGCCCACGAGACGATGACCCGTTTCGAATCGGACTGCTACTGGGCATCGATAACAGGGGGAGATGCCTTCTATTACCATTTCGGCATGGCCGAACTGGAGAAAACCGAGACGGTCATCCGCCTCTCCGAAACGCCACTTTTGCTCGAGGTTCCGGATTTTCCGCAGGTCATGCTGCGCAACTGGAGCTTCCTTCACCTGTCCTGCATGGTGCTCGGCAGACGGCTTTTCGAGACCATACGATTTGAAGCCGAACTGCGGCTGGCGGCCGAAGACGTATTGTTCTTCTGCGATTGCGCCATTGCAGCCAAGCGGATCGTGCTGTGCAACGAACCCGGTGCGGTACGAGGCGAAGGCGTGAACATCTTTCACAGCATCGACAACGATTCTCCTCAATTTCTCTCGCAACAGTTCAATACCTGGGTTGCTCTCGACACTTTGGAAGGACGCTTTTCGCGCAAACCGACGGAAATCGCGTCCATACATTCCTACAAGCACACGGCGCGCCGGCAGGCGCTCTGGAGCCAGGCAAGGCGCATCAAACGGCGAAAGATGCCGCAGTTCGATCTGCTCGCCCGCTGGATTTGGCGCGACCCCAGGCTGTTGCAAAGTGCGTTCCAGCTTGCCGTGGGTAAACTATCCCGCTAG
- a CDS encoding lipopolysaccharide biosynthesis protein has product MPPTVNVKSVTSNVGWSVLSKTSTFGLKFVTVPILARILTPEEFGAVAVALTVVQFLAMIGGAGLTSALVIQREEDMETVHSVFWANLAISCLMALGLFIGADFFAALLGAPEAAYLLKVMSFLIPLQLGGDVAYSLLARRMNFSKDAVWSMISESLGAVVAVVLAIFGWGVWALMAQLFASALVRLCGLYAVSHYLPRFVFNPGRVLGLGRFSLGMMGSEVANFITFQSPMVIISRYLGLADAGAYSAANRFASIPNQVVLSAVMGVLFPAFSGMMHDKERRSQALMFSTQVTTVLLAPMMFGIWALAEPAMRVLFGQQWAYAWPVLGLLALSKGILTPCSTFIPYLKGVGHGRALFWSAIIRAIATCVAVAYGAASGSLINAMIWLCIVNAVTLVGYSWAVFRADGTPFLKGLYISSRPMLAALVMALVVRFLLDTWGGMIPNEVLQILVGAAVGGMIYCLLVILLERDLLRKIYTLIKNRRKNSAVDSSE; this is encoded by the coding sequence ATGCCCCCTACAGTTAACGTCAAATCCGTTACGAGCAATGTCGGTTGGAGCGTTTTATCCAAGACAAGCACATTCGGGCTTAAGTTTGTCACCGTGCCGATTCTGGCTCGTATCCTCACGCCGGAGGAGTTTGGAGCGGTCGCCGTCGCCCTGACTGTTGTGCAATTTCTGGCGATGATTGGTGGTGCCGGATTGACCTCCGCACTGGTGATCCAGCGGGAAGAGGACATGGAAACGGTTCATTCCGTCTTCTGGGCAAATCTTGCAATTTCCTGCCTCATGGCACTGGGCCTCTTCATCGGCGCGGACTTCTTTGCGGCGCTCCTGGGTGCGCCGGAAGCAGCTTACCTGTTGAAAGTCATGAGCTTTCTTATACCCCTTCAGCTCGGTGGAGATGTCGCCTATTCGCTCCTTGCCCGGCGGATGAATTTTTCCAAGGACGCCGTGTGGTCGATGATTTCCGAATCGCTGGGAGCTGTGGTCGCCGTCGTTCTGGCAATCTTCGGGTGGGGTGTCTGGGCGCTGATGGCGCAACTGTTCGCGTCGGCGCTGGTGCGCTTGTGCGGCCTGTACGCCGTATCCCATTACCTGCCGCGGTTCGTGTTCAACCCGGGCCGGGTTCTGGGCCTGGGCCGTTTCAGCCTTGGCATGATGGGTTCCGAAGTCGCAAACTTCATCACCTTCCAGTCGCCGATGGTCATCATTTCGCGATATCTCGGCCTTGCTGACGCCGGCGCCTATTCCGCTGCCAACCGTTTTGCGAGCATCCCAAACCAGGTGGTTCTATCGGCTGTCATGGGGGTTCTGTTCCCGGCCTTCAGCGGCATGATGCATGACAAGGAGCGCCGGTCGCAGGCCCTGATGTTCAGCACGCAGGTGACGACCGTGCTTCTGGCACCAATGATGTTCGGTATCTGGGCATTGGCGGAACCGGCCATGCGTGTCCTGTTCGGACAGCAATGGGCCTATGCCTGGCCTGTCCTTGGCCTGCTTGCGCTGTCCAAGGGCATTCTTACACCCTGCAGCACGTTCATTCCCTATCTCAAGGGCGTTGGGCACGGTCGCGCGCTGTTCTGGTCGGCAATCATCCGGGCCATCGCCACCTGCGTTGCCGTCGCCTATGGCGCAGCCTCGGGCTCTCTCATCAACGCGATGATCTGGCTGTGCATCGTCAACGCCGTCACGCTCGTCGGATATTCCTGGGCGGTGTTTCGCGCCGACGGCACACCGTTCCTGAAAGGTCTTTACATCAGCAGCCGGCCCATGCTGGCGGCGCTGGTGATGGCGCTTGTCGTCCGCTTCCTGCTTGATACGTGGGGCGGGATGATTCCGAACGAAGTCCTGCAGATTCTGGTGGGCGCCGCCGTCGGTGGGATGATCTACTGCTTGCTGGTCATCCTGTTAGAGCGTGATCTCCTGCGAAAGATTTATACGCTGATCAAAAACAGACGCAAAAACAGCGCCGTGGATTCGTCCGAGTGA
- a CDS encoding acyltransferase family protein produces MRILLISGIVFVHVPHDPLTSPFTGDNGFIDWIRVFLGDSLFRVGVPCLSAISGYLLFRRGLGAFDYGKTLRSKARTVLLPFLIWNLAFLILVLVAQRSGIGFGYLPDAINATPRELATLATALEAAPINIPLYFLRDLLLCILLAPLLAAMISRFPLATLALFFIYVVFPVPNGIFLKKSILFGFSCGIYVSLHKVDIRTLDPFAGRIAGLFLAAAVMLATVLYWTGPDYPVWVDILRSLVALCGIIGSWAISLLLIRSRLGMRLSKLEGLSFWIFCAHYPLLILFWMIWNRTGNADFYPLFYFSAPILALAILILTHNATRVLTPRLHAVLTGSRAGKSTQAPAPAVSPSLGLPENDWQGPYPAKKEVIR; encoded by the coding sequence ATGCGCATCTTGCTCATCTCGGGTATCGTCTTCGTACACGTTCCCCACGATCCACTGACAAGCCCGTTTACGGGTGACAACGGTTTCATCGACTGGATCCGCGTTTTTCTGGGTGACAGCCTTTTTCGCGTCGGGGTCCCGTGCCTCAGTGCCATATCCGGCTATCTGCTGTTTCGCCGCGGACTCGGGGCCTTCGACTACGGAAAAACCCTCCGCTCCAAGGCGCGCACGGTTCTTCTGCCATTCCTGATCTGGAACCTGGCCTTTCTCATTCTGGTGCTGGTTGCCCAGCGAAGCGGTATCGGCTTCGGCTATCTGCCGGATGCGATCAATGCGACGCCGCGCGAGTTGGCGACGCTGGCAACCGCCCTGGAAGCGGCACCGATCAACATTCCCCTCTATTTCCTGCGCGACCTCTTGCTGTGCATCCTGCTGGCACCGCTTCTTGCCGCCATGATCAGCCGATTTCCGCTGGCGACCCTGGCGCTCTTCTTCATCTATGTCGTCTTTCCCGTTCCAAACGGCATCTTCCTGAAGAAATCCATCCTGTTCGGCTTCAGTTGCGGGATTTATGTGAGCCTTCACAAGGTTGACATTCGAACTCTCGACCCGTTCGCCGGCCGGATTGCGGGCCTGTTTCTCGCCGCTGCGGTCATGCTGGCAACCGTCCTTTACTGGACCGGTCCCGATTACCCCGTCTGGGTGGACATCCTGCGCAGCCTCGTGGCGCTTTGCGGCATCATCGGTTCATGGGCGATCTCCCTGCTGCTGATCCGCTCACGTCTCGGTATGCGCCTGTCGAAGCTGGAAGGCCTGAGCTTCTGGATTTTCTGCGCTCATTATCCGTTGCTGATCCTCTTCTGGATGATCTGGAACCGCACGGGAAATGCCGATTTCTATCCGCTCTTTTATTTTTCGGCACCGATCCTTGCCCTTGCCATTCTGATCCTGACCCACAACGCAACGCGGGTCCTAACGCCACGGCTCCACGCCGTGCTGACGGGCAGCCGTGCCGGCAAATCGACCCAAGCACCGGCACCGGCAGTGTCCCCGTCGCTCGGCCTTCCGGAGAACGACTGGCAAGGCCCCTACCCTGCAAAGAAAGAGGTTATCCGATGA
- a CDS encoding family 16 glycosylhydrolase, with product MTTTFTRLVSATFLSAALSTPAFADATKSGTSFVENFDRIDPQVWYVSDGWDNGAHQNCTWSKKQVAVENGVLELTFEQRKAGKRSYVCGEIQTRKRFGFGTYEARIRTAEGSGLNSAFFTYIGPTDKKPHDEIDFEVLGKDSGKVQVNQYISAKGGNEKLVDVAGGANAGFNDYAFVWEQGRLRYYLNGTLVQDVTDAAKIPVNAQKIFFSLWGTDTLSGWMGKFDYRGPATMQIDRIAFTAPGDKCTFPESITCTLN from the coding sequence ATGACCACGACCTTTACGCGCCTTGTGAGCGCAACGTTTCTTTCGGCCGCTCTGTCGACGCCTGCATTCGCGGATGCCACAAAATCCGGAACATCGTTTGTGGAGAACTTCGACCGCATCGACCCGCAGGTCTGGTACGTCTCGGACGGCTGGGACAATGGCGCGCACCAGAATTGCACCTGGTCGAAAAAGCAGGTTGCCGTTGAAAACGGCGTGCTGGAATTGACGTTCGAACAACGCAAGGCCGGCAAGCGAAGCTATGTCTGCGGCGAGATCCAGACCCGCAAACGCTTCGGCTTCGGCACCTATGAGGCAAGGATCAGGACGGCCGAAGGCTCCGGGCTGAATTCCGCCTTTTTTACCTATATCGGGCCGACCGACAAGAAGCCCCATGACGAGATCGATTTCGAGGTGCTTGGCAAGGATTCCGGCAAGGTTCAGGTGAACCAGTATATTTCCGCCAAGGGTGGCAATGAAAAACTGGTCGATGTTGCCGGCGGCGCGAATGCCGGTTTCAACGACTATGCCTTTGTCTGGGAACAGGGTCGCCTGCGGTATTATCTCAATGGCACCCTCGTCCAGGATGTGACGGACGCCGCCAAGATTCCCGTCAATGCGCAAAAGATCTTTTTCAGCCTCTGGGGCACGGACACCTTGAGCGGCTGGATGGGAAAATTTGACTACAGGGGCCCGGCGACGATGCAGATCGATCGCATCGCCTTCACCGCACCCGGCGACAAATGCACGTTTCCTGAGTCCATCACCTGCACGCTGAACTGA
- a CDS encoding glycosyl transferase family 1 — protein sequence MLKVLYLAHDLTDPAIRRRTLVLEAGGADVTLAGFRRGAAAPEDTRAIELGVTRDGRFVQRIAAVAKSAMRLGAKLRGAAKPDVIIARNLEMLALANRANAVFGGKVPIVYECLDIHRLLLRQDAVGRILRGAEHALGRKISLLITSSPAFIENYFRPLSRLEAPILLLENQVVALDDDRAASLPAARPPLSGKPFKIGWFGALRCRKSLYLLADFSRAMNGMFEAVLRGRPAYSEFEDFDGFVRNEPFMTYQGPYRNPEDLADIYNEVQFSWAIDFFEEGLNSSWLLPNRLYEGCRYGTVPIAMRGTETARYTGARGLGLVLDHADAATLATLLSTMTAERYLSEFDRVAATDPRHWTFDRGDARALVTRLSELRTQAAPTGPLLQDLHQTQRNKGGLL from the coding sequence ATGCTGAAAGTTCTGTACCTTGCCCATGATCTGACGGACCCGGCAATCCGGCGAAGAACGCTGGTGCTGGAAGCGGGGGGCGCCGATGTGACTCTTGCCGGTTTCCGCCGGGGCGCAGCCGCGCCCGAGGACACGCGCGCGATAGAACTTGGTGTCACTCGGGACGGCCGATTTGTCCAGCGGATCGCTGCCGTGGCGAAGAGCGCAATGCGCTTGGGTGCAAAGCTCAGAGGTGCCGCAAAACCGGACGTCATCATCGCACGCAATCTGGAAATGCTGGCCCTTGCCAACAGGGCCAATGCGGTTTTCGGGGGCAAGGTGCCAATCGTCTACGAATGCCTCGACATTCACCGCCTGCTGCTGCGTCAGGATGCCGTCGGTCGCATTCTGCGTGGTGCCGAGCACGCTCTCGGGCGCAAAATAAGCCTCCTCATCACGAGTTCACCCGCGTTCATCGAGAACTATTTCCGCCCGCTATCGCGCCTCGAAGCCCCGATATTGCTTCTGGAAAATCAGGTCGTTGCGCTCGACGATGATCGCGCCGCAAGCCTGCCCGCCGCTCGTCCCCCGCTCTCCGGCAAGCCCTTCAAGATCGGCTGGTTCGGCGCCTTGCGCTGCCGGAAATCGCTCTATCTGCTGGCCGATTTCAGCCGGGCCATGAACGGAATGTTCGAGGCTGTTCTTCGGGGACGTCCTGCCTATTCGGAATTTGAAGACTTCGACGGCTTCGTCAGGAACGAGCCCTTCATGACGTATCAGGGGCCGTATCGAAATCCGGAGGATCTCGCGGATATTTATAACGAAGTGCAGTTTTCCTGGGCGATCGATTTCTTCGAGGAGGGCCTGAATTCCAGCTGGCTCCTGCCGAACCGGCTTTATGAGGGATGCCGCTACGGCACGGTCCCGATCGCGATGCGCGGAACGGAAACGGCGCGCTACACTGGCGCCAGAGGCCTCGGCCTCGTCCTCGATCATGCCGATGCTGCGACGCTTGCCACACTCCTGTCGACCATGACGGCCGAGCGCTACCTCTCGGAATTCGACCGGGTCGCGGCAACGGACCCGAGACACTGGACCTTCGACAGGGGGGACGCCCGAGCGCTTGTCACGCGGCTGTCGGAACTGCGCACGCAGGCTGCACCTACCGGTCCCCTCCTGCAGGACCTTCACCAGACACAGCGCAACAAGGGTGGATTGCTATGA